In a genomic window of Nomascus leucogenys isolate Asia chromosome 4, Asia_NLE_v1, whole genome shotgun sequence:
- the UBE2L6 gene encoding ubiquitin/ISG15-conjugating enzyme E2 L6 isoform X1 — protein sequence MTASVRVAKELEDLQKKPPPYLRNLSSDDANVLVWHALLLPDEPPYHLKAFNLCISFPQEYPFKPPMIKFTTKIYHPNVDENGQVCLPIISNENWKPCTKTCQVLEALSVLVNRPNIKEPLRMDLADLLTQNPELFRKNAEEFTLQFGVDRPS from the exons GAGCTAGAGGATCTTCAGAAGAAGCCTCCCCCGTACCTGCGGAACCTGTCCAGCGATGATGCCAATGTCCTGGTGTGGCACGCTCTCCTCCTACCC GACGAACCTCCCTACCACCTCAAAGCCTTCAACCTGTGCATCAGCTTCCCGCAGGAGTATCCGTTCAAGCCTCCCATGATCAAATTCACAACCAAGATCTACCACCCCAACGTGGACGAGAATGGTCAAGTTTGCCTGCCCATCATCAGCAATGAGAACTGGAAGCCTTGCACCAAGACTTGCCAAG TCCTGGAGGCCCTCAGTGTGCTGGTGAATAGACCGAATATCAAGGAACCCCTGCGGATGGACCTCGCTGACCTGCTGACACAGAATCCGGAGCTGTTCAGAAAGAATGCTGAAGAGTTCACCCTCCAATTCGGAGTGGACCGGCCCTCCTAA
- the UBE2L6 gene encoding ubiquitin/ISG15-conjugating enzyme E2 L6 isoform X2 has product MIKFTTKIYHPNVDENGQVCLPIISNENWKPCTKTCQVLEALSVLVNRPNIKEPLRMDLADLLTQNPELFRKNAEEFTLQFGVDRPS; this is encoded by the exons ATGATCAAATTCACAACCAAGATCTACCACCCCAACGTGGACGAGAATGGTCAAGTTTGCCTGCCCATCATCAGCAATGAGAACTGGAAGCCTTGCACCAAGACTTGCCAAG TCCTGGAGGCCCTCAGTGTGCTGGTGAATAGACCGAATATCAAGGAACCCCTGCGGATGGACCTCGCTGACCTGCTGACACAGAATCCGGAGCTGTTCAGAAAGAATGCTGAAGAGTTCACCCTCCAATTCGGAGTGGACCGGCCCTCCTAA